One segment of Streptomyces sp. YIM 121038 DNA contains the following:
- a CDS encoding DivIVA domain-containing protein, with protein MVMFLFLVVALVVVVAAVTLAVLGGSEGGTLPDVPPERFADPLPPDRPLRRADVEAVRFPMTVRGYRMVDVDEALDRLGAELAERDARIAELETALAGAQATAVGGPGLFTTYAGPPAPAPDPAEHGPSDRVPDGEDPAAPHAERPEDDR; from the coding sequence ATGGTCATGTTCCTGTTCCTGGTCGTCGCCCTCGTGGTGGTGGTCGCCGCGGTGACGCTGGCCGTCCTCGGCGGCTCCGAGGGCGGCACGCTGCCGGACGTGCCGCCGGAGCGCTTCGCTGACCCGCTGCCGCCGGACCGCCCGCTGCGCCGGGCGGACGTGGAGGCGGTCCGCTTCCCCATGACCGTCCGCGGCTACCGCATGGTGGACGTCGACGAGGCGCTGGACCGCCTCGGCGCGGAGCTGGCCGAGCGGGACGCCCGCATCGCCGAGCTGGAGACGGCGCTCGCGGGCGCCCAGGCCACCGCGGTCGGCGGCCCCGGCCTCTTCACGACGTACGCGGGACCCCCCGCCCCGGCCCCGGACCCGGCGGAGCACGGCCCGAGCGACCGCGTCCCGGACGGCGAGGACCCGGCGGCACCCCACGCCGAGCGACCGGAGGACGACCGATGA
- a CDS encoding DNA-3-methyladenine glycosylase I, which translates to MSDAIPGPDGAPRCPWGLSTEDYVAYHDEEWGRPVHGDDALFERLCLEAFQSGLSWITILRRREGFRAAFSGFKIAAVAEFTDTDRERLLADEGIIRNRAKVDATLANARVLADWPEGELDRLIWSFAPDAAARPAPRTLADVPAVTDASTALAKDLKKRGLRFIGPTTAYALMQACGLVNDHLADCVAREASGSGR; encoded by the coding sequence ATGAGCGACGCGATCCCCGGCCCGGACGGCGCCCCGCGCTGCCCCTGGGGCCTGTCCACCGAGGACTACGTGGCGTACCACGACGAGGAGTGGGGCCGCCCGGTCCACGGGGACGACGCGCTGTTCGAGCGCCTCTGCCTGGAGGCCTTCCAGTCGGGCCTGTCGTGGATCACGATCCTGCGCCGCCGGGAGGGCTTCCGCGCGGCCTTCTCCGGCTTCAAGATCGCCGCGGTCGCGGAGTTCACGGACACCGACCGCGAGCGACTCCTGGCCGACGAGGGCATCATCCGCAACCGCGCGAAGGTGGACGCCACCCTCGCCAACGCGCGCGTGCTCGCCGACTGGCCCGAAGGCGAGCTCGACCGCCTGATCTGGTCGTTCGCGCCGGACGCCGCCGCCCGCCCGGCGCCGCGGACGCTCGCCGACGTGCCCGCGGTCACCGACGCGTCCACGGCCCTGGCCAAGGACCTGAAGAAGCGCGGCCTGCGCTTCATCGGCCCCACCACGGCCTACGCCCTGATGCAGGCCTGCGGCCTGGTGAACGACCACCTCGCGGACTGCGTGGCCCGCGAGGCGAGCGGCTCGGGCCGCTAG
- a CDS encoding enoyl-CoA hydratase-related protein: MADTVLYEVSDGLATITLNRPDAMNAMNTEAKVALRDAARAAAADQEVRAVLLTATGRAFCVGQDLKEHIGVLQESRATGSGQTMSTVRDHYNPIVRALTGMAKPVVAGVNGVAAGAGFGFALAADYRVVADTASFTTSFAGVALTADSGVSWTLSRLVGQSRAADLLLFPRSVKAQEALDLGIANKVVPADALAEEARAVARALAEGPTLAYGAIKESLAYAAGHSLDETLDKEDELQTKAGASEDHAIAVQAFLDKAAPRYLGR, from the coding sequence ATGGCCGACACCGTGCTCTACGAAGTGAGTGACGGGCTCGCGACGATCACGCTGAACCGCCCCGACGCGATGAACGCGATGAACACCGAGGCCAAGGTGGCCCTCCGGGACGCGGCGCGCGCGGCGGCGGCCGACCAGGAGGTGCGCGCGGTGCTGCTCACCGCGACCGGCCGCGCCTTCTGCGTGGGCCAGGACCTCAAGGAGCACATCGGGGTGCTCCAGGAGTCGCGCGCGACGGGCTCCGGGCAGACCATGAGCACGGTGCGCGACCACTACAACCCGATCGTGCGAGCGCTGACCGGCATGGCCAAGCCGGTCGTGGCGGGCGTCAACGGCGTGGCGGCCGGCGCGGGCTTCGGCTTCGCCCTCGCCGCCGACTACCGCGTGGTCGCGGACACCGCGTCGTTCACCACCTCCTTCGCCGGGGTCGCGCTGACCGCCGACTCGGGCGTGTCCTGGACGCTGTCCCGGCTCGTCGGCCAGAGCCGCGCCGCCGACCTGCTGCTCTTCCCGCGCAGCGTCAAGGCGCAGGAGGCGCTCGACCTGGGCATCGCGAACAAGGTCGTCCCGGCGGACGCCCTCGCCGAGGAGGCGCGCGCGGTGGCCCGCGCGCTGGCCGAGGGCCCGACCCTCGCGTACGGGGCGATCAAGGAGTCCCTCGCGTACGCCGCCGGGCACTCCCTGGACGAGACGCTGGACAAGGAGGACGAGCTGCAGACGAAGGCGGGTGCCTCCGAGGACCACGCCATCGCCGTGCAGGCCTTCCTCGACAAGGCCGCGCCCCGCTATCTGGGCCGCTAG
- a CDS encoding DUF3117 domain-containing protein, protein MAAMKPRTGDGPLEVTKEGRGIVMRVPLEGGGRLVVELTPDEADALGDALKKVVG, encoded by the coding sequence ATGGCGGCCATGAAGCCGCGGACGGGCGACGGCCCGCTCGAGGTGACCAAGGAGGGGCGGGGCATCGTCATGCGCGTTCCGCTCGAAGGCGGCGGTCGACTTGTCGTCGAACTGACCCCGGATGAGGCCGACGCACTCGGCGACGCCCTGAAGAAGGTCGTCGGCTGA
- a CDS encoding O-methyltransferase has protein sequence MCGFPGPTDTVTARQPRGQERAISGNRQTSWAFADAFVAEDEALLWARDRARDAGLRSVSPGTGAALRLLAATVDAKAVAEIGTGTGVSGIHLLHGMRPDGVLTTVDPEPERQQFARMAFRAAGFAGNRARFIPGRALDVLPRLADGGYDLVFCDGDRLECLDYLAESLRLLRPGGLVCFEGVFFDGRTVDSGPQPIEVLRLRELLRAVRESQDLVPSILPVGDGLLCAVKR, from the coding sequence ATCTGCGGGTTCCCGGGCCCAACGGATACAGTCACCGCCAGGCAACCACGGGGACAGGAGAGGGCCATTAGCGGCAACCGGCAGACGAGCTGGGCGTTCGCCGACGCCTTTGTCGCCGAGGACGAGGCGCTGCTCTGGGCCCGCGACCGCGCGCGGGACGCGGGGCTGCGCTCCGTGTCGCCCGGCACCGGCGCCGCGCTGCGGCTGCTCGCCGCCACCGTGGACGCCAAGGCCGTCGCCGAGATCGGCACGGGCACGGGGGTCTCCGGCATCCATCTGCTGCACGGCATGCGCCCCGACGGGGTGCTGACCACCGTGGACCCGGAGCCCGAGCGCCAGCAGTTCGCCCGGATGGCGTTCCGGGCCGCCGGCTTCGCCGGGAACCGCGCCCGCTTCATCCCGGGCCGCGCCCTCGACGTCCTGCCGCGCCTCGCCGACGGCGGCTACGACCTCGTCTTCTGCGACGGCGATCGGCTCGAGTGCCTCGACTACCTCGCTGAATCGTTGCGCCTGCTGCGTCCCGGGGGCCTCGTCTGTTTCGAGGGCGTGTTCTTCGACGGCCGCACCGTCGACTCCGGACCCCAGCCCATAGAGGTACTGCGCCTGCGGGAGCTGCTCCGCGCGGTGCGCGAGAGCCAGGACCTCGTACCGTCGATCCTGCCGGTGGGCGACGGCTTGCTGTGCGCGGTCAAGCGCTAG
- the sigE gene encoding RNA polymerase sigma factor SigE produces MVGAPLDTTRADRGGAAESADQGGALRRFLRLAGRPKSVTDTADRANSAQTATFAADADAQAWTPPTWEEIVSTHSGRVYRLAYRLTGNQHDAEDLTQEVFVRVFRSLSTYTPGTFEGWLHRITTNLFLDMVRRKQRIRFDALGDDAAERLPSREPSPQQVFNDTHFDADVQQALDTLAPEFRAAVVLCDIEGLSYEEIAATLGVKLGTVRSRIHRGRSQLRKALQHRSPEARAERRSLAVTGAVALGGGGATA; encoded by the coding sequence ATGGTAGGGGCTCCACTGGACACCACCAGAGCCGACAGGGGAGGTGCGGCCGAGTCCGCGGATCAGGGAGGAGCGCTCCGGCGTTTTCTCAGGTTGGCGGGTAGGCCGAAATCCGTGACCGACACCGCTGACCGCGCTAACTCCGCTCAGACCGCGACCTTTGCCGCTGACGCGGATGCCCAGGCGTGGACTCCCCCCACCTGGGAGGAGATCGTCAGCACCCACAGCGGCCGCGTCTACCGCCTCGCCTACCGCCTGACGGGCAACCAGCACGACGCCGAGGACCTCACGCAGGAAGTCTTCGTCCGCGTCTTCCGCTCCCTGTCGACGTACACGCCCGGCACCTTCGAGGGCTGGCTGCACCGCATCACCACGAACCTCTTCCTGGACATGGTGCGCCGCAAGCAGCGCATCCGGTTCGACGCCCTGGGGGACGACGCCGCCGAGCGCCTCCCGAGCCGCGAGCCGTCCCCCCAGCAGGTGTTCAACGACACGCACTTCGACGCGGACGTCCAGCAGGCGCTCGACACCCTCGCGCCCGAATTCCGCGCCGCCGTCGTCCTGTGCGACATCGAGGGCCTTTCGTACGAGGAGATCGCCGCCACCCTGGGCGTCAAGCTCGGTACGGTCCGCAGCCGTATCCACCGTGGCCGCTCCCAGCTCCGCAAGGCGCTCCAGCACCGGTCGCCCGAGGCCCGCGCCGAGCGCCGTTCGCTCGCGGTCACCGGTGCCGTGGCGCTGGGAGGAGGGGGCGCGACCGCGTGA
- a CDS encoding zf-HC2 domain-containing protein, with protein sequence MSGSRSNPAERHFAEQHLGDRLAALVDGELGHDARERVLAHLATCPTCKTEADAQRRLKSVFAQTAAPPPSESFLARLQNLPGMSLDDIEGQGGPRTPVDDGFATGSSGTTGLPRGGVFSLSGPRPDPLVEYAPSGAHAAVLPSEQRGFRIHAVGRTEAERSGWRGRRFAFAAAGAVSLAAIALGGVTVSAPLGSADQRAGGAGTNSNASPPRSQPAPATGVPESTRRRGGSPFSVQGQRPQAPASTTAAVPLLSGAPGPSTRTPQHLTAPLLAGAGVMSPLVRAAAPDDPERPDVPAGGLTLNAAADPAPRATPPPGLAQRRGTAEIH encoded by the coding sequence GTGAGTGGATCACGGTCCAATCCTGCCGAGCGGCATTTCGCCGAGCAGCACCTGGGGGACCGGCTCGCCGCGCTGGTCGACGGTGAGCTCGGTCATGACGCGCGCGAGCGAGTGCTCGCCCATCTGGCCACCTGTCCTACGTGCAAAACGGAAGCCGACGCCCAGCGCCGGCTCAAGAGCGTGTTCGCGCAGACGGCGGCCCCGCCGCCCAGTGAGAGCTTCCTCGCCCGGCTGCAGAACCTGCCGGGCATGAGCCTCGACGACATCGAGGGCCAGGGCGGCCCGCGCACCCCCGTCGACGACGGCTTCGCCACGGGCTCGTCCGGCACGACGGGCCTGCCCCGCGGCGGTGTGTTCTCCCTCAGCGGCCCGCGCCCCGACCCCCTCGTCGAGTACGCGCCCTCGGGCGCCCACGCGGCGGTGCTCCCCAGCGAGCAGCGCGGCTTTCGCATACACGCCGTCGGCAGGACCGAGGCCGAGCGGTCCGGCTGGCGCGGGCGACGGTTCGCCTTCGCGGCCGCCGGAGCCGTGTCCCTCGCCGCGATAGCGCTCGGCGGGGTCACGGTGAGCGCTCCGCTCGGCTCCGCCGACCAGCGCGCGGGCGGCGCGGGGACGAACAGCAACGCCTCGCCGCCGCGCTCGCAGCCGGCGCCCGCCACCGGCGTCCCCGAGTCGACGCGCCGCCGGGGCGGCAGCCCCTTCTCCGTCCAGGGACAGCGGCCCCAGGCGCCCGCGTCGACCACGGCCGCGGTACCGCTCCTGTCCGGTGCGCCCGGGCCCTCCACGCGGACGCCCCAGCACCTCACGGCCCCGCTGCTCGCCGGTGCCGGGGTGATGTCGCCACTGGTGCGCGCCGCCGCCCCGGACGATCCGGAGAGACCGGACGTCCCCGCGGGCGGCCTCACGCTGAACGCGGCCGCGGACCCGGCGCCCCGGGCGACACCGCCCCCCGGCCTCGCCCAGCGACGGGGCACGGCCGAGATCCACTGA